One genomic segment of Thermodesulfobacterium sp. TA1 includes these proteins:
- the infA gene encoding translation initiation factor IF-1 — protein sequence MAKDDVILLEGKVIEPLPNAMFRVELETGNKILAHISGKMRMHYIRILPGDTVVVELSPYDLTRGRIVYRGSLKDYKGG from the coding sequence ATGGCAAAAGATGACGTAATCCTTTTAGAAGGAAAGGTTATAGAGCCTCTTCCTAATGCTATGTTTAGGGTTGAGCTTGAGACAGGTAACAAAATTTTGGCACATATTTCGGGAAAAATGAGGATGCATTATATAAGGATTTTACCAGGGGATACTGTGGTGGTAGAGTTGTCTCCTTATGATTTGACAAGAGGTAGGATCGTTTATAGAGGTAGTTTAAAAGATTATAAAGGAGGTTAA
- the rpmJ gene encoding 50S ribosomal protein L36 has product MKVSPSVKKRCRKCKIIKRKGVVRIICEIPKHKQRQG; this is encoded by the coding sequence ATGAAGGTTAGTCCTTCGGTAAAAAAAAGATGTAGAAAATGTAAGATTATAAAGAGAAAAGGTGTGGTAAGGATAATTTGTGAGATACCTAAGCACAAACAAAGGCAAGGTTAG
- the rpsM gene encoding 30S ribosomal protein S13, with protein MPKIAGVDIPENKPVEVALTYIYGVGRTLAQKACTKAGIDWFRKVRDLTEEEINRLRQIIEKEYVVEGDLRKEVRQNIQRLMSIGCYRGLRHKMGLPVRGQKTRSNARTRKGPRPGSLRKKK; from the coding sequence ATGCCCAAAATCGCTGGAGTTGACATTCCAGAAAACAAACCTGTAGAGGTTGCACTTACTTATATTTATGGCGTGGGAAGGACTTTAGCTCAAAAGGCTTGTACCAAGGCGGGGATAGACTGGTTTAGAAAAGTAAGGGACCTTACGGAGGAAGAGATTAATCGTTTAAGACAGATCATTGAAAAGGAATATGTGGTAGAAGGTGATTTGAGGAAAGAAGTTAGGCAAAACATTCAGAGGCTTATGTCTATAGGTTGTTATCGGGGATTGAGACATAAGATGGGTCTTCCTGTAAGAGGCCAAAAGACAAGGTCAAATGCTAGGACAAGAAAGGGTCCCAGACCCGGTTCATTAAGAAAGAAGAAATAA
- the rpsK gene encoding 30S ribosomal protein S11, producing the protein MAKPKKKKIKKSVAEGIIHIHSTFNNTIITITDKQGNVLSWASGGTEGFKGTRKGTPFAAQLAMQAALKKAQPYGLKEVWVYVKGPGPGREAALRALQGSGLRVTLIKDVTPIPHDGCRPPKRRRV; encoded by the coding sequence GTGGCTAAACCTAAAAAGAAGAAAATTAAAAAGTCTGTAGCCGAGGGGATAATTCATATACACTCTACCTTTAACAATACCATCATTACCATTACAGACAAACAAGGCAATGTTCTTTCTTGGGCTAGTGGTGGAACTGAGGGGTTTAAAGGTACTAGAAAAGGGACGCCTTTTGCCGCTCAATTAGCCATGCAAGCAGCTTTAAAAAAGGCTCAACCTTATGGTTTAAAAGAGGTTTGGGTTTATGTGAAAGGTCCTGGGCCAGGTAGAGAAGCAGCTTTAAGGGCTTTGCAAGGTTCTGGTCTTAGGGTAACCCTTATAAAGGATGTAACTCCAATACCTCATGATGGATGTCGCCCACCTAAGAGGAGAAGGGTATAA
- the rpsD gene encoding 30S ribosomal protein S4, producing the protein MARYTGARCRLCRREGMKLFLKGDRCYTDKCAFERRSYPPGQHGPQQVRVKLSDYGVRLREKQKVKRIYGISEKQMRMYYEKATNMPGQAGHNLLQFLERRLDNVVYRLGFAVSRNQARQYINHGFFKVNGKNVDIPSYLVKPGDVIELKEKYRNNPQIIESLETVIRRGVPSWLELDTEGFKGVVKGLPTRDEITMPIQESYIIEFYAR; encoded by the coding sequence GTGGCTAGATATACTGGAGCAAGATGTAGGCTTTGTAGAAGAGAAGGAATGAAGCTTTTTTTGAAAGGTGATAGGTGTTATACAGATAAATGTGCCTTTGAAAGAAGAAGTTATCCTCCTGGACAGCATGGTCCTCAGCAAGTAAGAGTAAAACTTTCAGACTATGGTGTTCGTTTGAGAGAAAAGCAGAAGGTAAAGAGGATTTATGGAATTTCAGAAAAACAGATGAGGATGTATTATGAAAAGGCAACCAATATGCCTGGACAGGCAGGTCATAACCTTCTTCAATTTTTAGAAAGAAGGTTGGACAATGTAGTTTATCGTTTAGGTTTTGCGGTTTCAAGAAACCAGGCAAGGCAATATATTAATCATGGATTTTTTAAGGTTAACGGAAAAAATGTAGATATTCCCTCTTATTTGGTGAAACCTGGGGATGTGATAGAGCTTAAAGAAAAATACAGAAATAATCCTCAGATTATAGAAAGTTTAGAAACTGTTATCAGAAGGGGTGTTCCTTCTTGGCTTGAGCTAGATACAGAGGGTTTTAAAGGAGTGGTTAAAGGATTGCCTACAAGAGACGAAATTACTATGCCGATACAAGAAAGCTATATCATCGAGTTTTACGCCAGGTAA
- a CDS encoding DNA-directed RNA polymerase subunit alpha codes for MKKEIELIKPEEIRVHKDSQFPYYGKFIIEPLERGYGITLGNALRRVLLSSIPGYSITEVKLEGAPHEFTSLPGVVEDVTEIILNLKTVRFKLKEDGPFYFRIEKVGEGEVKAGDIQVGDKGEIVNPEAHIATLTKDGKLFMEIKVEKGRGYAPAEYNKNNEIGVILVDGLFSPITKVNFNVTQARVGKSSDYDSLVLEIYTDGTIDPKEALIRSAKILVEQFMVFLGEEKIGLEPAPVEAITTQNVLNLPIEELDLSGRAYNCLKAANINYVGQLVQKTESELLKLRSFGKKSLDEIVEKLNRFNLKLGMTDVKWKSPKD; via the coding sequence ATGAAGAAGGAAATAGAGCTTATTAAGCCTGAAGAAATTAGAGTACATAAGGATAGTCAGTTTCCTTATTATGGAAAGTTTATCATCGAGCCCTTAGAAAGGGGATATGGCATTACCTTGGGTAATGCGTTAAGAAGAGTTCTTCTTTCTTCTATACCTGGTTATTCTATCACTGAGGTTAAGCTAGAGGGTGCTCCCCATGAGTTTACTAGTTTACCTGGAGTAGTTGAGGATGTGACAGAAATCATTCTTAATCTAAAAACAGTAAGGTTTAAGCTAAAAGAAGATGGTCCTTTCTATTTTAGGATAGAAAAGGTTGGAGAGGGAGAGGTTAAGGCTGGAGATATTCAGGTTGGAGATAAAGGGGAAATAGTAAATCCTGAGGCTCATATAGCTACTTTAACCAAAGATGGAAAGTTGTTTATGGAAATCAAGGTGGAAAAAGGTAGAGGTTATGCGCCTGCTGAGTATAATAAAAATAATGAAATAGGTGTTATTTTGGTTGATGGTCTTTTTTCTCCTATTACTAAAGTTAATTTTAATGTAACTCAGGCACGTGTTGGTAAAAGTAGTGATTACGATAGTTTAGTGTTAGAGATATATACTGATGGCACGATAGACCCTAAAGAAGCTTTGATAAGGTCTGCTAAGATTTTAGTAGAGCAGTTTATGGTCTTTTTGGGTGAGGAAAAGATAGGTTTAGAGCCTGCTCCTGTAGAGGCTATTACTACCCAAAATGTGCTTAATCTGCCTATAGAGGAACTTGACCTTTCTGGTAGGGCATATAATTGTCTTAAAGCAGCTAACATAAACTATGTAGGACAGTTGGTACAAAAAACAGAGTCTGAGCTTTTAAAACTTAGAAGTTTTGGTAAAAAATCTTTAGACGAAATAGTAGAAAAGCTTAATAGGTTTAACCTAAAACTTGGGATGACAGATGTTAAATGGAAATCTCCAAAAGATTAG